Part of the Nostoc sp. ATCC 53789 genome, CACGCTTTGGCTCAAGGTAGAGTGCTGGGCTGTCAATTTGAGGTAGCGGTGTTCAGTAATCTTACTCAAGACCATCTCGACTATCACCGCGATATGGAAGATTACTTTGCCGCTAAAGCGTTGTTATTTAGCCCTGATTATCTCAAGGGACGAGCAATAATTAATGCTGATGACTCTTACGGAAAGCGGTTAATTGCCTCGTTAGATGCCGAACGGGTTTGGAGTTATAGCGTCAACGACAACAGTGCTGATTTATGGATGAGTGATTTAACTTATGAGCCGAATGGTGTCAGTGGGACATTACATACACCAAAAGGTGACGTAGCTTTTCGATCGCCACTAGTCGGACAATATAATTTAGAAAATCTTCTCGCAGCCGTAGGAGCAGCTTTACACTTAGGGCTAGATTTGCAATTAGTGGCATCTGTAATACCTGAGTTTCCCGGAGTTCCTGGACGAATGGAACGGGTACAGATTAATTCTGACCAGGATATTAGCGTGATTGTGGATTATGCCCACACACCCGATAGCTTGGAAAACTTGTTGAAAGCTGCACGTCCATTTATACCTGGGAAGGTAATTTGTGTATTTGGTTGTGGCGGCGATCGCGATCGCACCAAGCGCCCAATTATGGGTAGAATTGCTGCTGAATTAGCTGATGTGGCAGTAGTGACATCAGATAATCCCCGCACAGAAAACCCAGAACGGATTTTAGAAGACGTTTTGGCAGGAATTGCCCAAACAGTAAAACCAATGGTAATTTGCGATCGCGCTACTGCAATTCGTACTGCTATTTTACAAGCACAACCAGGTGATGGAGTGCTGCTTGCTGGTAAAGGTCACGAAGACTACCAAATTCTCGGCACCGAAAAAATCCATTTTGATGACCGAGAACACGCACGCGACGCTTTACAGCAAAGACTTAATAGCCAAGCTTAATTTATTTGGGAATTGGGCATGGGCAAGAGGACAAGGGGACAAGGAGAATTGGGGACAAGGGGAAAGACTTGTTTCAATTTCTCACCCCTTGTCCCGAATGGCACTAAGAAAAGCTGAAATCTGGTCAGGGCAGGGTGTGGGAGGTGTGGGAGGTGTGGGAGGACGGGGAAGAAGTCTTACCCCCACACTCCCCACACTCCCCACACTCAAAAAGCAAGTTATATCAGGGCTTTGCGATTAACTTAGTGCCATTCCCTCTTATCCCCTTGTCCCCTTGTCCCCTTGTCCCCCCTGCCTCTTCCCCGCCCCTGATGGGTGTAGTTTTTGATATTTAATGTTTCTTTCCGTGGGGTTTTTGTAAAAGATGGACATATAAAGGTGAAAATCGAGACAGAATTATTTCTTGCTTCATCCTTTTTGTGCTTGACTCATGAATGTTTCTCTGACTAAGGATCTGTCTGTTTATCAACTGGTTATGGGAGTGCAAGTGCCTCCAAAACCATTGTCTCTCAGTCCTGCGACTCTGCTATCACTGGTGAGAGCGCAAATTGACTTACTAATTGAGCAGCAAATTGCAGCCACTTTATGGGTGAAGCTACCACCAGAAAAAATTTGGCAATCAGAATTAGCGCGTTATCAATCCTCAGTAGGTGCGTCTAGTATTATCTATACTTGCCAGATTGACGAGAATGAAAAACAGGGAGCGGGGGAAGATGATGAAGCAGGGGAAGAAAAGACTTCCTCATCTTTCTCATCCACTCATCATGTCACCGTCCACCTGACACCAGATAGCCAACTGCGACGGGAAAACTTTTTGATGGTGTTATCGCCCCAGTTTTGTAGTTTAATTTTGGCTCATCGGCCACTTAAAAAACGCAAGAGTCAGACATCGGGGAAGGTAAATACTAATAAAAATCAGCCATTGCTGATTATCACTACTGTTGAGGGGAGAGTAATTCAGCAAGTATTAAATGGTATCCAAAAAGCGATATCTAGCGACCATCTGCCAGGCAGTTCCGCGCCAGAATCATTGCCAATTGTACCTGCTGATTTTATTTGTCCAACGATGCCGGAAGCGGCAACCATGAGTCAACTGTTTACAAAACAACTCCTGCGACAGGATGAAGTTAATCGCCAAATCATCACTGCTCGCACTACCAAGTTGCAGCAGATAAATCAAGAACTGCACAACAAAGAACAATTTCAAGATGAATATCTGAAAAATCTCTGTCAGGAATTGCGTATACCCCTGACGCATATCAAAACAGCACTTTCGTTATTGAATTCTCCTAATCTCAAACCTACGCAGCGACAACGTTATTTACAGATGTTAAATACCCAGTGCGATCAACAAAATTCTCTAATTACAGGTTTGTTGGAACTGGTGCAACTAGAACGTAATTTGGAGGGGATGGTTTTGGAGTCGGTGCGGCTCTCAGAGATTGTACCTGGGGTAGTGAGTACGTACCAACCTTTAGCCCAAGAAAAAGGGATTATGCTAGCCTACACCGTACCCACTGAACTCCCATCTATTTGGTGTGTGAGTGGTGGGCTGAGGCAGATTGTAATTAATCTGCTGCACAACAGCATTAAATTTACTCCTAATGGGGGTGAAGTATGGGTGCGTGCCCGTCTTCAAGGCGATTATGTCCAATTAGAATTCCGCGATACAGGTATTGGTATTGCCGAAAACGAGATTTCGAAAATATTTGAGCGATTTTATCGTGTGCGTACAGGATCTACAGAAGATTATGCTGGTGCTGGCTTGGGGTTAACAATAGTACAACAATTGCTGCTGCGCTGTGGGGGAT contains:
- a CDS encoding DICT sensory domain-containing protein codes for the protein MNVSLTKDLSVYQLVMGVQVPPKPLSLSPATLLSLVRAQIDLLIEQQIAATLWVKLPPEKIWQSELARYQSSVGASSIIYTCQIDENEKQGAGEDDEAGEEKTSSSFSSTHHVTVHLTPDSQLRRENFLMVLSPQFCSLILAHRPLKKRKSQTSGKVNTNKNQPLLIITTVEGRVIQQVLNGIQKAISSDHLPGSSAPESLPIVPADFICPTMPEAATMSQLFTKQLLRQDEVNRQIITARTTKLQQINQELHNKEQFQDEYLKNLCQELRIPLTHIKTALSLLNSPNLKPTQRQRYLQMLNTQCDQQNSLITGLLELVQLERNLEGMVLESVRLSEIVPGVVSTYQPLAQEKGIMLAYTVPTELPSIWCVSGGLRQIVINLLHNSIKFTPNGGEVWVRARLQGDYVQLEFRDTGIGIAENEISKIFERFYRVRTGSTEDYAGAGLGLTIVQQLLLRCGGSISVKSKLYEGSTFTVQLATVGDAPRAIAIEHE
- a CDS encoding UDP-N-acetylmuramoyl-L-alanyl-D-glutamate--2,6-diaminopimelate ligase; its protein translation is MKLRELLTAVDSVEQLPSHPTLQDVEVRGLKTNSHACGVGDLFIGMPGTRVDGGEFWQSAIASGAVAAIVSPEAAQKNPPTNEAVVISASNITQACAQIASAFYGYPGQKLKLVGVTGTNGKTTTTHIIEFLLLKANLATALMGTLYTRWAGFEQTAAHTTPFAVELQQQLAEAVNAGSEFGVMEVSSHALAQGRVLGCQFEVAVFSNLTQDHLDYHRDMEDYFAAKALLFSPDYLKGRAIINADDSYGKRLIASLDAERVWSYSVNDNSADLWMSDLTYEPNGVSGTLHTPKGDVAFRSPLVGQYNLENLLAAVGAALHLGLDLQLVASVIPEFPGVPGRMERVQINSDQDISVIVDYAHTPDSLENLLKAARPFIPGKVICVFGCGGDRDRTKRPIMGRIAAELADVAVVTSDNPRTENPERILEDVLAGIAQTVKPMVICDRATAIRTAILQAQPGDGVLLAGKGHEDYQILGTEKIHFDDREHARDALQQRLNSQA